A genomic stretch from Thermonema lapsum includes:
- the fahA gene encoding fumarylacetoacetase, translating to MIQANDPKLRSWIDIPADSDFPIQNIPFGIFSHDGRTKRAASRIGDYVIDLSALAELGYFDNLQIPDLSVFYNDTLNDFIRLGKETTRQVRNRLAELFAADNPTLREQTEHKEQVLFDARRVYMHMPVEVGDYTDFYSSLEHATNVGKMFRPDNPLLPNWKHLPVGYHGRSSSIVVSGHPVIRPKGQIMPAGADKPIFSATQRLDFELEVAFIVGKDTQMGDSISTAQAEDYIFGLVLFNDWSARDIQQWEYVPLGPFLGKNFASTISPWIVTLDALEPFRVESPKQDPEVLDYLKFEGKKSFDIHLEVYIQPKDAEASLVCRSNFKYMYWNMSQQLAHHTVNGCPMRVGDMCASGTISGPTPDSFGSMLELSWGGKNAVKLQGGIERKFIEDYDTVIMKGYAQGEGYRVGFGECVGQVLPAKL from the coding sequence ATGATACAAGCCAACGACCCGAAACTCCGTTCGTGGATAGACATTCCTGCCGATAGCGACTTTCCCATTCAAAACATACCTTTTGGCATTTTTTCTCACGACGGACGTACCAAACGCGCTGCCAGCCGCATCGGGGACTATGTGATAGACCTGAGTGCGCTGGCAGAGCTGGGTTATTTCGATAATCTGCAGATTCCTGACCTCTCGGTTTTTTACAACGATACACTGAACGACTTCATCCGTTTGGGAAAGGAGACCACCCGTCAGGTACGTAACCGCCTTGCCGAGCTTTTCGCTGCCGATAATCCCACTTTGCGTGAGCAAACAGAGCACAAAGAGCAGGTGCTCTTTGATGCTCGCCGTGTGTATATGCACATGCCTGTAGAGGTAGGCGACTACACCGACTTTTACTCCAGCTTAGAGCACGCCACCAATGTGGGTAAGATGTTTCGTCCTGACAACCCTCTGCTGCCCAATTGGAAACACCTGCCTGTTGGGTATCATGGGCGTTCGTCTTCCATTGTAGTTTCCGGTCATCCGGTCATCCGTCCCAAAGGGCAAATTATGCCTGCGGGTGCCGACAAGCCCATTTTCTCTGCTACCCAGCGCCTCGACTTTGAACTGGAAGTAGCCTTTATTGTAGGCAAAGACACCCAAATGGGAGATAGCATCAGCACTGCCCAAGCCGAAGATTATATCTTTGGTTTGGTGCTCTTCAATGATTGGTCGGCGCGTGATATACAGCAGTGGGAGTACGTGCCTTTGGGACCGTTCTTAGGTAAAAATTTCGCTTCTACCATCTCTCCATGGATAGTTACCCTCGATGCCTTGGAGCCTTTCCGTGTGGAGTCGCCCAAACAAGACCCCGAGGTACTCGATTACCTCAAGTTTGAAGGAAAGAAAAGCTTTGACATACACTTGGAGGTATATATTCAACCCAAAGATGCCGAAGCCTCTTTGGTGTGCCGCAGCAACTTCAAATACATGTATTGGAACATGAGCCAACAGTTGGCACATCATACAGTGAACGGTTGCCCCATGCGAGTGGGCGACATGTGTGCGTCGGGAACCATCAGTGGACCTACCCCCGACAGCTTCGGTTCTATGCTTGAACTGAGTTGGGGTGGCAAAAATGCGGTGAAGCTCCAAGGGGGCATTGAGCGCAAATTTATTGAAGACTACGATACTGTGATTATGAAGGGATATGCACAAGGCGAAGGCTACCGGGTAGGCTTCGGCGAATGCGTCGGGCAAGTACTGCCTGCTAAGCTGTAA
- a CDS encoding translocation/assembly module TamB domain-containing protein: protein MAFNKREKVEKEYVSENESTPFSRIFKRLLHRWFTLPLFYALLFFFTLAAVLALPIVQSFLAKQAVNYLFQDSHYNAEIERLLINLPNQSVHLRKLHVYDEHFVDLVEVEELRLTFSLPHLLEGEVRIKEAYLANGFFNMHYDIQHEDFNINLLVAEINERFGGQSSSQQPAPFVIDKAYLNNMQFLYHDDRQAPLPKGLFDYAHFQLHNIYGTVLNFRAIADTIQLSTQQLQFHEPKSALHVKSLDTDFHLDAQHMYFDRLHLYLNNSYVGNQVRFSYESIDAMSAFVDSVLLDIHFEDTRIHPADLAAFDEAFAQWQDEWQINGQISGTVRELLWEDAHLRFGNDSYLQGVISIQGLPDIEEAVVEADLPSLSIKTQDLLQYVPPSLHPWLSKIDFIDGELRLDGYVKDFSYSTHLYTGLGEIKSQGNYFYKEEAPDVPHYNFQVDLSGFRLGYLLEQSILGYLTGSMKLAGQGLELYRHDLSFSAKIKELVINQYPYRQLTLSSNSTNALLNCTLHSEDPNAQLHLLLEGTFGEDSLRFAKLKGSIDYIDLQATYWTDTTARLSTQIEGEYTEYQSTDARLDFRKIYFLYGTHTLTPQTLGISYQQQETGGEEKIHLTSDYVDVTLSGHYSSAQLIRYLQEVPYELWLALSKQPQEQKEYYANKKQQASADSLHIQIAAVFTNLNPLLQLFAPNAYLSHNTRLKGNFMQSIDSTVCKIETQTPIDTLLWGSERFYESALDIEIHKARYEPEVLAQLDFASARQEIVGIPTRKLQIHASWYNDAIEFTQYLQADNDTLLSELKLQGALELDEAQQKLYFYDSHITLGGAEWNIEPFRQILFDTGNSRQISFDRFMLSHRGQSIVIDGNMTEATYPHQLLVDFNMVDLRPLTALASVPIGGTLVGSFALRNLYTDLPIIEGEAEIEDLTFQNIYVGYLSSMVGWDAQTESVLFNLDLYNRVDYVFFASGHYRYRTEQVHVVAEMKETELKVLTPFLQDYLSNIGGTVSGKLALRGSLGKPLLAGILDFKQASFKVNYLGTTYSFSDKLYITPDAIRMRRLHLTDDRKGNAVFTGDIYHRYFQDFYLDIQGELKNFLVLNVPPREGELYYGDALVSGNARISGTPENLYLQANARTAYGTKLYIPLYGSQQVAQKDYIVFKDFDKEAGNKSEVKEVKLQNLRMDFNLEITPDAYFEIIFDPRAGDIMRGNGEGKVQMNIDSRGEFSIWGDFYIKEGSYNFTMMNLVNKQFKVRQGSAIYFIGDVYSAELDIKAYYETITPLLPLLSSSNQELNSPEYTRRYPVQVLLHLTGPMLAPDIRFDIDFSEVERSITNPTLRSVLYSFKGRIAGDEQERNRQVFSLILFKKFSAENSFSGISGAGGNTVSELLSNQLSHWMSQVDENLQIDVDLSGWDRQTNNVFHVRLSYTFMNGRLRVTRNGLIDTQNQSATANIVGEWTVEYILTPDGRYRLKMYNKNLNNGVVTALSNSTNTAAGFSILYTRDFSSFLELFSRKKKSKSKPKDPTVIEEQEPTQQEEASDEKEL from the coding sequence TTGGCATTCAATAAGAGAGAAAAAGTAGAAAAAGAATACGTTTCAGAAAACGAAAGTACGCCTTTTTCGAGGATTTTCAAAAGGCTACTGCATCGGTGGTTTACTCTTCCTCTTTTTTATGCTTTGCTTTTTTTCTTTACACTGGCAGCAGTCTTGGCATTGCCCATAGTGCAAAGTTTCTTGGCAAAGCAGGCAGTCAACTATCTCTTCCAAGACAGCCACTATAACGCCGAAATCGAGCGACTGCTTATCAACCTGCCAAACCAAAGCGTACATTTGCGCAAGCTACACGTATATGACGAACACTTCGTAGATTTAGTGGAAGTTGAAGAACTACGACTCACCTTCAGCCTGCCTCATCTGCTTGAAGGCGAGGTGCGTATCAAAGAAGCCTACTTGGCAAACGGCTTTTTCAATATGCACTACGACATTCAGCATGAAGATTTCAATATCAATTTACTCGTCGCAGAAATCAACGAGCGCTTCGGCGGACAGAGTAGTAGCCAACAACCAGCTCCCTTCGTCATCGACAAAGCCTACTTGAACAACATGCAGTTCCTTTATCATGACGACAGGCAAGCCCCCTTACCCAAAGGACTCTTTGACTACGCCCACTTCCAGCTGCACAACATCTACGGCACGGTGCTGAATTTCCGCGCCATTGCCGACACCATACAACTCAGCACCCAGCAACTTCAGTTTCACGAACCCAAGAGTGCACTGCATGTAAAAAGCCTCGACACCGACTTCCACCTCGATGCCCAGCACATGTATTTTGACCGCCTGCATCTTTATTTAAACAATTCTTATGTGGGCAACCAAGTGCGCTTTTCCTATGAAAGCATAGACGCTATGAGCGCATTTGTTGATTCTGTGCTGCTTGATATACACTTCGAAGACACGCGCATCCACCCCGCCGATTTGGCTGCATTCGACGAGGCTTTTGCCCAATGGCAAGATGAGTGGCAAATCAACGGACAAATCAGTGGCACTGTCAGAGAGCTATTGTGGGAAGACGCTCATCTACGCTTCGGAAACGACAGCTACTTACAAGGAGTCATCAGCATACAGGGACTGCCCGACATAGAAGAGGCTGTTGTAGAAGCAGACCTCCCCTCGCTCTCGATTAAAACACAAGACCTCCTGCAGTATGTGCCGCCATCCTTGCATCCATGGCTCTCAAAGATAGATTTTATCGACGGCGAACTGCGCCTCGACGGCTACGTCAAAGACTTCAGCTACAGCACCCACCTTTATACAGGCTTGGGCGAAATAAAAAGTCAAGGAAATTATTTCTACAAAGAAGAAGCGCCTGATGTACCACACTATAACTTTCAAGTTGACTTGTCGGGCTTTCGCTTAGGTTATCTTTTGGAGCAAAGTATACTGGGGTACCTGACAGGCAGCATGAAGCTGGCAGGTCAGGGCTTGGAACTGTACCGGCACGACCTTAGTTTCTCTGCTAAGATTAAAGAACTTGTCATCAACCAATACCCTTACCGCCAACTGACGCTTTCAAGCAATTCCACCAATGCCCTACTCAACTGCACCTTGCATTCCGAAGACCCCAATGCCCAACTGCATCTGCTTTTAGAAGGCACTTTTGGGGAAGATAGCTTGCGCTTTGCCAAGTTGAAAGGGAGCATTGACTATATAGACCTTCAAGCAACCTACTGGACAGACACCACCGCCCGACTGTCTACACAGATAGAAGGTGAATACACAGAATACCAAAGTACAGACGCACGTCTGGATTTTCGCAAAATCTATTTTTTATACGGAACACATACTCTAACCCCTCAAACCCTCGGCATTTCTTACCAACAGCAAGAAACCGGCGGCGAAGAAAAAATACATCTTACTTCCGATTATGTAGATGTAACCCTTTCTGGGCACTATAGCAGTGCTCAACTGATTCGTTATTTGCAAGAAGTGCCCTATGAACTATGGCTTGCATTGAGCAAACAACCACAAGAACAAAAAGAGTATTATGCCAATAAAAAACAACAAGCCAGCGCCGACAGCCTGCACATACAAATAGCTGCGGTGTTCACCAATCTAAACCCTTTATTGCAGCTATTTGCCCCCAATGCTTACCTAAGCCACAACACCCGTCTTAAGGGGAATTTTATGCAGTCTATCGACTCTACTGTGTGTAAAATAGAAACCCAAACTCCCATAGACACTCTACTATGGGGCAGCGAGCGATTCTATGAATCCGCTTTGGATATAGAAATACACAAAGCCCGTTATGAACCGGAGGTACTGGCACAGCTCGACTTCGCCTCTGCGCGGCAAGAGATAGTCGGCATCCCTACCCGAAAACTACAAATCCATGCCTCTTGGTATAATGATGCCATAGAATTCACCCAGTACTTGCAAGCAGACAACGATACGCTACTTTCGGAATTGAAGTTGCAAGGAGCATTGGAACTAGACGAAGCCCAGCAGAAACTTTACTTCTATGATTCGCATATTACCTTAGGCGGGGCTGAGTGGAATATTGAACCCTTCCGCCAAATACTGTTCGATACGGGCAACAGCCGACAAATCAGCTTCGACCGATTCATGCTCTCTCATCGCGGGCAATCTATTGTCATTGATGGCAATATGACGGAGGCTACCTACCCACACCAACTACTGGTAGACTTCAACATGGTTGACTTACGCCCACTCACGGCTTTGGCAAGCGTACCTATAGGAGGCACCCTCGTGGGAAGCTTCGCTTTGCGTAATCTCTATACAGACTTGCCCATTATTGAAGGCGAAGCTGAAATCGAAGACCTTACCTTTCAGAATATATATGTGGGATACCTGAGTAGTATGGTTGGGTGGGACGCCCAAACAGAGAGTGTCCTCTTCAACCTCGACCTATACAACCGCGTAGATTATGTGTTCTTCGCCAGTGGACACTACCGGTACCGCACGGAGCAGGTGCATGTGGTAGCAGAAATGAAAGAAACAGAGTTAAAAGTACTTACCCCCTTTTTACAGGATTATTTGTCGAACATCGGTGGAACAGTATCCGGCAAGCTGGCGCTGCGGGGCAGTCTCGGAAAACCACTCCTTGCCGGCATCCTTGATTTCAAACAAGCAAGTTTCAAGGTCAACTACTTAGGCACAACCTACAGTTTCAGCGACAAGCTGTATATCACCCCCGATGCCATCCGCATGCGGCGCCTGCACCTGACTGACGACCGCAAAGGAAATGCTGTCTTTACCGGCGACATTTATCATCGCTACTTTCAAGATTTTTATTTAGACATACAAGGCGAGCTTAAAAATTTTTTGGTGCTGAATGTGCCCCCACGGGAAGGCGAACTCTACTATGGCGATGCCTTGGTAAGCGGCAATGCCCGCATCAGTGGCACCCCAGAAAATCTATACCTGCAAGCCAATGCACGCACAGCGTACGGTACCAAGCTCTACATCCCTCTTTATGGTAGTCAGCAGGTAGCCCAAAAAGATTATATCGTTTTCAAGGACTTCGACAAAGAAGCAGGCAACAAGAGTGAAGTAAAGGAAGTGAAGCTGCAAAACCTGCGCATGGACTTCAACTTGGAAATCACCCCCGATGCCTACTTTGAAATCATCTTTGACCCGCGGGCAGGCGACATTATGCGAGGAAACGGGGAAGGAAAAGTACAGATGAACATCGACTCCCGCGGCGAGTTTAGTATATGGGGCGATTTCTATATCAAAGAAGGAAGCTATAACTTCACCATGATGAACCTCGTAAACAAGCAGTTCAAAGTGCGGCAAGGCAGCGCCATTTACTTCATCGGTGATGTGTACAGTGCAGAATTGGATATCAAAGCCTACTACGAAACCATCACCCCTTTGCTGCCCCTCCTCAGCAGCAGCAATCAAGAGCTGAACTCTCCGGAATACACGCGCCGCTATCCGGTGCAAGTATTGTTGCACCTGACCGGTCCCATGCTTGCCCCGGACATTCGCTTCGACATTGACTTCAGCGAAGTGGAGCGCAGCATTACCAACCCCACCCTGCGTTCTGTTTTATATAGTTTCAAAGGACGCATTGCAGGCGACGAGCAAGAGCGTAACCGCCAAGTATTCAGCTTGATTTTATTCAAGAAATTTTCTGCCGAAAACTCATTCAGCGGCATCAGCGGTGCCGGTGGCAACACGGTGAGTGAATTGCTTTCCAATCAATTGAGCCATTGGATGTCGCAAGTGGACGAAAACCTTCAAATAGACGTTGACCTGTCCGGATGGGACCGGCAAACCAACAATGTATTTCATGTAAGACTAAGTTACACCTTCATGAACGGGCGTCTGCGTGTGACGCGCAACGGGCTGATAGATACCCAAAATCAAAGTGCCACTGCCAATATTGTAGGTGAATGGACAGTAGAATACATACTCACGCCCGACGGACGTTATCGCTTGAAGATGTACAATAAAAATCTGAACAACGGAGTGGTTACAGCGCTCAGCAACAGTACCAACACTGCCGCGGGCTTCAGCATCCTATACACCCGGGATTTCAGCTCATTTTTAGAGTTGTTTTCCCGCAAGAAAAAGAGCAAATCAAAACCAAAGGACCCTACCGTAATTGAAGAACAAGAGCCCACACAACAAGAGGAAGCATCCGACGAGAAGGAGCTATAA
- the tsaD gene encoding tRNA (adenosine(37)-N6)-threonylcarbamoyltransferase complex transferase subunit TsaD: protein MQITILAIESSCDDTSAAVIQDSKIRSNIVANQEVHKEYGGVVPELASRAHQQHIIPVVDQALKVAGVRPDELSAIACTRGPGLLGSLLVGVSFAKAMALALDIPLIDVHHMKAHILAHFIEPPVPSFPFLCLTVSGGHTQLLRVDAPLQMTVLGETLDDAVGEAFDKTAKLLGLPYPGGPLIDRYARQGNPQAFSFPIPQVEGLHFSFSGLKTSILHFLQKQSRQDRQFIEKHLPDICASVQHTFVQILIQKLEQAVKQTGITEVGIAGGVSANSALRAALQQKAEQAGWRVFIPAMQYCTDNAAMIAMAAHYQYMEGKFASLQMHATARWSIS from the coding sequence ATGCAGATTACGATTTTAGCCATTGAGTCTTCTTGCGACGATACATCGGCAGCCGTTATTCAAGATAGCAAAATTCGTTCAAATATAGTTGCCAATCAAGAGGTTCACAAAGAATATGGGGGGGTGGTGCCCGAGTTGGCATCGCGAGCCCATCAGCAGCATATTATACCGGTGGTGGACCAAGCTCTGAAGGTGGCAGGGGTGCGTCCTGATGAGTTGAGTGCCATCGCCTGCACCCGCGGACCCGGTTTGCTGGGCTCGCTGTTGGTGGGAGTTTCTTTTGCCAAAGCCATGGCGTTGGCGTTGGATATACCGCTCATAGACGTTCACCACATGAAAGCCCATATCTTGGCACATTTTATTGAGCCCCCTGTGCCTTCATTTCCCTTTTTATGCCTGACGGTGAGTGGGGGGCATACTCAGCTGCTGCGGGTAGATGCTCCCTTGCAAATGACCGTCTTGGGTGAAACGCTTGACGATGCTGTGGGGGAGGCATTCGACAAAACTGCCAAGCTGTTGGGCTTGCCTTATCCGGGTGGTCCGCTCATTGACCGCTATGCCCGCCAAGGCAATCCACAGGCGTTTAGTTTTCCCATACCACAGGTAGAAGGGCTGCATTTCTCTTTCAGTGGATTGAAAACTTCTATCCTGCATTTTCTGCAGAAGCAGAGCCGACAGGACAGACAATTTATTGAAAAACACCTGCCAGATATTTGTGCCAGCGTACAGCATACTTTTGTGCAGATACTTATACAAAAGTTGGAACAAGCCGTAAAGCAAACGGGCATCACAGAGGTTGGCATTGCCGGTGGGGTGTCTGCCAACAGTGCTTTGCGTGCCGCCCTGCAGCAAAAAGCAGAACAAGCCGGGTGGCGTGTTTTTATTCCGGCTATGCAGTACTGCACCGACAACGCTGCTATGATTGCCATGGCGGCTCATTATCAATATATGGAAGGCAAATTCGCTTCATTGCAGATGCATGCCACGGCACGTTGGAGTATTTCCTGA